One genomic region from Streptomyces sp. NBC_01304 encodes:
- a CDS encoding hydroxymethylglutaryl-CoA synthase → MPTDPTEVIVGIHDLTFATTSLCLTHEELARHTGAPVAKYHHGIGQTAMSIPAQDEDIVTMAADAAALLIERHGSDRIRTILFATETGIDQSKAAGVYVHSLLGLPPHIRVVELKQACYGATAALQLACALVRSDPTQQVLVLASDIARYDLDSPGEATQGAAAAAMLITAAPELVELHAPSGLFTRDVMDFWRPNYRATALVDAKLSLDTYLDAVDGAWHDYQAHGGLPFEKLRTVCYHQPFTRMAHKAHRRLERTAGIVAPLHTTDEAVAPTTTYNQVIGNSYTASMYLALLALLDSDTELGGDAIGFFSYGSGSVAEFFTGTVSPNYRTHLRTDSHRTRIARREPISYDTYRNLRARALPTDGTPHEVIRQTLGRYRLAGIRHHQRQYQRAPRIPAVVPALQALRPTEDPPS, encoded by the coding sequence ATGCCCACTGACCCCACCGAGGTGATTGTCGGCATCCACGACCTCACCTTCGCCACCACGAGCCTCTGTCTCACCCACGAGGAACTCGCCCGCCACACCGGCGCGCCCGTGGCCAAGTACCACCACGGCATCGGACAGACGGCCATGAGCATCCCCGCCCAGGACGAAGACATCGTCACCATGGCGGCCGACGCGGCCGCACTGCTCATCGAACGCCACGGCAGCGACAGGATCCGTACCATCCTCTTCGCCACCGAGACCGGCATCGACCAGTCCAAGGCCGCCGGCGTATACGTCCACTCCCTGCTCGGCCTGCCCCCACACATCCGCGTCGTCGAACTCAAGCAAGCCTGCTACGGCGCCACCGCCGCCCTCCAACTCGCATGTGCCCTGGTGCGCAGCGACCCCACCCAGCAGGTGCTCGTCCTGGCCAGCGACATCGCCCGCTACGACCTCGACAGCCCCGGCGAAGCCACCCAGGGAGCCGCTGCGGCAGCCATGCTCATCACTGCCGCTCCCGAACTCGTCGAACTTCACGCCCCCTCCGGGTTGTTCACCCGCGACGTCATGGACTTCTGGCGTCCCAACTACCGCGCCACCGCACTCGTCGACGCCAAGTTGTCCCTCGACACCTACCTGGACGCCGTCGACGGCGCCTGGCACGACTACCAGGCGCACGGCGGACTGCCCTTCGAGAAGCTCCGCACGGTCTGCTATCACCAGCCCTTCACGCGCATGGCACACAAAGCCCACCGGCGACTCGAGCGAACCGCAGGCATCGTGGCCCCTCTCCACACCACCGACGAGGCAGTCGCACCCACCACCACCTACAACCAGGTGATCGGCAACAGCTACACCGCGTCCATGTACCTCGCTCTCCTCGCCCTCCTCGACAGCGATACCGAGCTCGGCGGCGACGCCATCGGGTTCTTCAGCTACGGCTCGGGCAGCGTCGCCGAATTCTTCACCGGCACCGTCAGCCCCAACTACCGCACCCACCTGCGCACCGACAGCCACCGCACGCGCATCGCCCGACGCGAGCCGATCAGCTACGACACCTACCGCAACCTGCGCGCCCGCGCCCTGCCCACCGACGGCACGCCCCACGAGGTGATCCGCCAGACACTCGGCCGCTACCGCCTCGCCGGAATCCGGCACCACCAACGGCAGTACCAGAGGGCGCCTCGGATCCCTGCTGTGGTCCCTGCGCTCCAAGCGCTACGGCCTACTGAAGATCCGCCATCTTGA
- a CDS encoding hydroxymethylglutaryl-CoA reductase, with protein MTTRTGPTHVTAAVTAPDGATPVPTRWVGPLRISGNAATGETRVPLATYESPLWPSVARGARISRMVDGGIRATLVDERMTRSVLLEATDAQAAHAAACALDGRLEELRALTRTTSRFAELLSVRHEITGPLLYVRFEFATGDASGHNMATLAADALLTHLLAHLPNVGYGSISANYCTDKKATAVNGILGRGKNVTAEILIPGQIVADRLRTTAAKIAHLNVTKNLVGTLLAGGIRSANAHYANMLLAFYLATGQDAANIVEGSQGITYAADRDGDLYFSCTLPNLIVGTVGSGKGLPTVEDALARLGCRAERPVGDNARRLAALAAATVLCGELSLMAAQTNPGELMHAHTRLERFNGAPHAH; from the coding sequence GTGACCACCCGGACCGGCCCCACCCACGTCACCGCGGCGGTCACCGCCCCGGATGGCGCCACCCCCGTTCCCACCCGCTGGGTGGGCCCGCTGCGCATCAGCGGCAATGCCGCCACCGGCGAAACCCGCGTACCGCTGGCCACCTACGAATCCCCGCTGTGGCCGTCGGTCGCCCGCGGAGCCCGCATCTCCCGTATGGTCGACGGCGGAATCCGCGCGACCCTCGTCGACGAACGTATGACCCGCTCCGTCCTCCTCGAAGCGACCGACGCCCAAGCCGCACACGCCGCGGCATGTGCCCTGGACGGCCGCCTCGAAGAGCTGCGTGCCCTCACCCGCACCACCAGCCGCTTCGCCGAACTCCTCTCGGTACGCCACGAGATCACCGGACCCCTGCTGTACGTACGCTTCGAGTTCGCCACCGGCGATGCCTCCGGCCACAACATGGCCACCCTCGCCGCCGACGCCCTCCTCACCCACCTGCTGGCCCACCTACCGAACGTCGGCTACGGGTCGATCTCCGCCAACTACTGCACTGACAAGAAGGCCACCGCCGTCAATGGCATCCTCGGCCGCGGCAAGAACGTCACCGCCGAGATCCTCATCCCCGGGCAGATCGTCGCCGACCGGCTGCGCACCACCGCTGCGAAGATCGCCCACCTCAACGTCACCAAGAACCTGGTGGGCACCCTGTTGGCCGGCGGCATCCGCTCGGCCAACGCCCACTACGCCAACATGCTGCTCGCCTTCTACCTGGCCACCGGGCAGGACGCCGCCAACATCGTCGAAGGCTCTCAAGGCATCACCTACGCGGCAGACCGTGACGGGGACCTGTACTTCTCCTGCACCCTGCCGAACCTGATCGTCGGCACGGTCGGCAGCGGGAAAGGCCTCCCCACCGTCGAAGACGCCCTCGCCCGGCTCGGCTGCCGCGCGGAGCGTCCGGTCGGCGACAACGCCCGCCGCCTCGCAGCACTGGCCGCGGCCACCGTCCTGTGCGGCGAGCTCTCCTTGATGGCCGCCCAGACCAACCCCGGCGAACTCATGCACGCCCACACCCGTCTCGAGCGCTTCAACGGAGCACCCCATGCCCACTGA
- the fni gene encoding type 2 isopentenyl-diphosphate Delta-isomerase, with the protein MTATRKDDHVRLAVAQHQTSPAGQHAPAQQVGGFDDVHFTHHALAGTDRDRVSLRTSFAGWTWPVPLYINAMTGGSRKTGEINRDLAIAARETGLAIATGSMSPFLKDPACADTFTPVRKQHPDGFVMANVNANATPEQARRAVGLLDADALQIHLNAVQEIVMPEGDRSFGHWPAAIEAIAQALDVPVIVKEVGFGLSGRTVARLAGLGVAVADVAGRGGTDFARIENGRRPHADYAYLEGWGLSTPAALLDAHGKGLPLLASGGVRHPLDVARALALGARAVGASGPFLATLVNDGLAALVDELTTWLEQLTALMTILGAHSPADLADLADIQVSGALREFCDHREIPLPQPKEDSQ; encoded by the coding sequence ATGACCGCGACACGCAAGGACGACCACGTCCGCCTGGCCGTGGCCCAGCACCAGACATCACCAGCCGGCCAACACGCCCCCGCCCAACAGGTCGGCGGTTTCGATGACGTCCACTTCACGCACCACGCTCTGGCCGGCACCGACCGCGACCGGGTAAGCCTGCGCACCTCGTTCGCCGGCTGGACGTGGCCCGTGCCGCTGTACATCAACGCCATGACCGGCGGCAGCCGCAAGACCGGCGAGATCAACCGCGACCTGGCCATCGCCGCCCGCGAGACAGGCCTGGCCATCGCCACCGGTTCGATGAGCCCCTTCCTCAAAGACCCCGCGTGCGCCGACACCTTCACCCCGGTACGCAAGCAGCACCCGGACGGCTTCGTGATGGCCAACGTCAACGCCAATGCCACGCCCGAGCAGGCCCGCCGCGCCGTCGGACTCCTGGACGCCGACGCCCTGCAGATCCACCTCAATGCCGTCCAGGAGATCGTGATGCCGGAAGGCGACCGGTCTTTCGGGCACTGGCCCGCCGCCATCGAGGCCATCGCGCAGGCCCTGGATGTGCCGGTCATCGTCAAGGAAGTTGGTTTCGGTCTGAGCGGCCGCACCGTCGCCCGGCTCGCCGGTCTCGGTGTGGCTGTCGCCGATGTGGCCGGCCGCGGCGGCACCGACTTCGCCCGCATCGAGAACGGCCGGCGCCCGCACGCCGACTACGCCTACCTCGAAGGCTGGGGCCTGAGCACCCCCGCCGCCCTCCTGGACGCCCACGGCAAAGGGCTCCCGCTGCTGGCCTCCGGCGGTGTACGCCACCCCCTGGACGTGGCCCGCGCCCTCGCCCTCGGCGCTCGTGCGGTCGGCGCCTCGGGCCCCTTCCTCGCCACTCTCGTCAACGACGGGCTCGCCGCACTCGTCGACGAACTGACCACCTGGCTCGAGCAATTGACCGCACTGATGACCATCCTCGGCGCCCACTCCCCCGCCGACCTCGCCGACCTCGCCGACATACAGGTCAGCGGCGCCCTGCGCGAGTTCTGCGACCACCGCGAGATCCCGCTGCCGCAGCCCAAGGAGGACAGCCAGTGA